In Virgibacillus sp. NKC19-16, a single genomic region encodes these proteins:
- a CDS encoding dihydrolipoamide acetyltransferase family protein, protein MIKEFKLPDIGEGLQEAEVVNWFVRNGDSINENDAIAEIQTDKAVVEITSPYGGVVHQLGGEEGESVKVGKTLISVETAIENKENEESKESIVNKEVSQPSASKPRVKAAPSVRKLARELGVPIHEVTPTGRGGKVIASDIRSFTTTVEEEKSKDPEPPKGLQSEPIKGLRKKIFENMTLSMSEIPQCSGMDEVDVSRLSEFRLSLKSETQSGSLTHLPFIVKAVALAIKQNPRFNGKVDAENMLFRYQENIHIGIATATEDGLLVPVVKDADKMTVEEIAFAIEDLSARARSKKLKPYELSGSTFTISNTGKEGGFYATPIINPPEVAILGVHAIKQKPVVKNEEIRIGCVMGLSITFDHRVIDGDHCGQFMRALKEYLERPELFAFKG, encoded by the coding sequence ATGATCAAGGAATTTAAACTCCCTGATATTGGAGAAGGACTTCAAGAAGCAGAAGTCGTAAACTGGTTTGTCCGAAATGGAGATTCAATCAACGAAAACGATGCCATTGCAGAAATTCAAACTGATAAAGCGGTCGTGGAAATCACGTCGCCTTATGGTGGCGTTGTTCATCAACTTGGCGGCGAGGAAGGTGAAAGTGTTAAGGTCGGGAAGACACTGATTTCTGTTGAAACCGCTATTGAAAATAAAGAAAACGAGGAAAGTAAGGAATCGATTGTTAATAAAGAAGTAAGTCAACCATCGGCATCAAAACCGAGAGTAAAAGCCGCACCTTCAGTTCGAAAGCTGGCAAGAGAGTTAGGGGTTCCAATACATGAAGTGACTCCAACGGGCCGAGGTGGAAAGGTTATTGCAAGTGATATCCGATCGTTTACGACGACAGTTGAAGAGGAAAAAAGTAAAGATCCAGAACCGCCAAAGGGTCTTCAAAGTGAACCGATTAAAGGCTTGCGAAAGAAAATCTTTGAAAATATGACGCTTTCAATGTCTGAAATTCCCCAGTGCTCAGGAATGGATGAAGTTGATGTCAGTCGCTTAAGTGAATTCAGGCTATCGTTGAAAAGTGAGACTCAGAGTGGGTCACTTACGCATCTTCCTTTTATCGTTAAAGCTGTGGCACTAGCAATTAAGCAAAACCCGAGATTTAATGGCAAAGTCGATGCCGAAAATATGCTTTTCCGTTACCAAGAGAATATTCACATAGGGATTGCTACTGCGACAGAAGATGGTTTGTTAGTACCTGTTGTTAAAGATGCAGATAAAATGACTGTGGAAGAGATTGCTTTTGCAATTGAAGACTTATCCGCACGTGCGAGGAGCAAAAAGCTAAAGCCTTATGAACTCTCCGGAAGTACGTTTACGATCTCAAATACAGGTAAAGAAGGAGGGTTCTATGCTACACCAATTATTAACCCGCCTGAAGTAGCTATTCTTGGTGTGCACGCGATTAAACAAAAGCCTGTCGTTAAAAATGAAGAAATCCGAATTGGTTGTGTAATGGGCTTGTCGATCACATTCGATCACCGGGTCATTGACGGTGACCATTGTGGACAATTTATGCGAGCGCTAAAAGAATATTTAGAGAGGCCGGAGCTATTCGCTTTTAAGGGGTAG
- the pdhA gene encoding pyruvate dehydrogenase (acetyl-transferring) E1 component subunit alpha, producing MNWIVQDKIDIVPVRRLNEQGELTEDTVLSENDQLRVYKWMVKARRFDELAVKFQRQGKIGTYAPLSGQEAAQVGSAFALEDEDWIFPSYREAAACFVRGAKVSSFFKYTMGHVHGGILKEEGIFPVQIIIGAQALHATGSAWADQYKKREGVSVAYFGDGATSQGDFHEALNFAGVFQVPVIYFVQNNQWAISVPYHKQTGSKSIAQKATAYGITGIQVDGNDAVAIYETMKQARSLAITGKPVLIEAITHRMGPHTTSDDPTKYRSLEDDKSWAEKDPILRFRKWLEKRDLWNEEQEKELIDSIDEELKQGYIDASEAPAASLEDALGHVYEKMTPRLLEQLSELEGREKGQ from the coding sequence ATGAATTGGATCGTACAAGACAAGATCGATATCGTTCCTGTGCGCCGGCTGAATGAACAGGGTGAGTTAACTGAAGATACCGTCCTTTCAGAGAATGATCAATTACGCGTCTATAAATGGATGGTTAAAGCGAGACGGTTTGATGAGCTTGCGGTCAAATTCCAACGACAAGGTAAAATTGGGACGTATGCTCCGTTATCAGGGCAGGAAGCTGCACAAGTTGGCAGTGCATTTGCGCTTGAAGATGAAGATTGGATTTTTCCGAGCTACCGAGAGGCTGCGGCGTGTTTTGTGAGAGGAGCAAAGGTCTCGTCCTTTTTCAAATATACAATGGGGCATGTGCATGGCGGTATATTGAAGGAAGAAGGTATTTTTCCGGTCCAAATCATCATTGGGGCACAAGCTTTGCACGCGACAGGAAGTGCTTGGGCCGATCAGTATAAAAAAAGAGAAGGAGTGAGCGTTGCCTATTTTGGCGATGGTGCTACATCTCAAGGTGACTTCCATGAAGCACTGAACTTCGCTGGTGTATTTCAAGTACCGGTCATTTATTTTGTTCAAAACAATCAATGGGCCATTAGCGTGCCTTATCATAAGCAAACGGGAAGTAAGTCCATTGCTCAAAAAGCCACTGCATACGGTATTACTGGAATTCAAGTTGATGGGAACGATGCAGTTGCTATTTATGAAACGATGAAACAAGCGAGATCTCTAGCGATTACAGGAAAGCCTGTCTTGATCGAAGCTATAACTCATCGTATGGGGCCGCATACTACTTCGGATGATCCAACAAAATACCGTTCACTGGAAGACGATAAAAGTTGGGCGGAAAAAGATCCGATTCTGCGTTTTAGAAAATGGCTGGAAAAACGTGATCTGTGGAATGAAGAACAAGAAAAAGAGTTAATTGATTCAATTGATGAGGAGTTAAAACAAGGATATATTGACGCCTCAGAAGCGCCTGCAGCCTCATTAGAAGATGCGCTTGGACACGTGTATGAGAAAATGACGCCTCGTCTACTAGAACAACTGTCGGAATTGGAAGGGAGGGAGAAAGGGCAATGA
- a CDS encoding alpha-ketoacid dehydrogenase subunit beta, with protein sequence MTEMNMVEAINFTLKQEMEADDDILLLGEDIGKNGGVFRTTETLVETFGERRVVDTPLAESAIVGTAVGMAIRGLKPVAEIQFLGFIYETMDQISAQAARVRFRSAGSLHVPLVIRAPYSGGVKTPELHSDSLEALFMHSAGLKVIMPSTPRDAKGLLCAAINDPDPVLFFEPLKLYRGVREEVEEERFTIEIGKANVVKEGDDITLISWGAAMAETKKAVQLLEDSNFSIELIDLRTIVPLDEEIIVHSVEKTGRCVIVHEAVKSAGVGAEISAIINEKALFYLSAPVLRVTGFDSPYPVATVENDWIPNVNRIVNQIKQVWELSLN encoded by the coding sequence ATGACTGAGATGAATATGGTTGAAGCGATTAACTTTACGCTTAAGCAAGAGATGGAAGCCGATGATGATATCTTGCTTTTAGGAGAAGATATTGGAAAGAACGGCGGCGTTTTCCGTACCACTGAGACCCTTGTTGAAACATTTGGGGAGAGACGTGTGGTTGACACGCCACTAGCTGAATCGGCCATAGTTGGCACAGCTGTTGGAATGGCTATTCGTGGACTCAAACCAGTAGCAGAAATACAGTTTTTAGGGTTTATTTACGAGACGATGGACCAAATTTCAGCTCAGGCAGCAAGAGTCCGCTTTCGTTCTGCCGGAAGCCTTCATGTTCCGCTTGTTATACGTGCGCCATATAGTGGCGGCGTAAAAACACCGGAGCTTCACTCAGACAGTCTGGAAGCCCTATTCATGCACTCGGCAGGACTTAAGGTTATAATGCCATCTACCCCAAGAGACGCAAAAGGATTGCTTTGTGCCGCGATTAACGATCCAGATCCTGTCCTATTCTTTGAACCTTTGAAACTTTATCGAGGTGTTCGCGAAGAAGTGGAGGAAGAGCGTTTCACGATTGAAATCGGAAAAGCAAATGTTGTTAAAGAAGGTGATGACATTACGCTGATTAGTTGGGGAGCGGCCATGGCTGAAACGAAAAAAGCCGTTCAGTTACTTGAAGATAGCAATTTTTCGATTGAGCTCATCGATTTGCGAACGATCGTCCCTCTCGATGAAGAGATAATTGTCCATTCGGTTGAGAAAACTGGCCGTTGTGTTATCGTGCATGAAGCAGTCAAATCCGCTGGTGTTGGTGCCGAGATCTCTGCAATTATTAATGAAAAAGCATTGTTTTACTTATCAGCTCCAGTGCTCCGGGTAACCGGTTTTGATTCGCCTTATCCGGTTGCAACGGTCGAGAATGACTGGATCCCGAATGTAAACCGGATTGTAAATCAAATCAAACAAGTTTGGGAACTATCATTAAATTAG
- a CDS encoding long-chain-fatty-acid--CoA ligase, which translates to MDKVWLNHYPEHINKEMEIPDKSVPDMLQETIANYGDQSALYFYGKEITYKKLGELSSAFASVLQEEGVKKGDRVALMLPNCPQYVISYYGALQAGAIVTQINPMLVGKELEYILTDSGAETIVIYEPLLPVLNKIQDKTSAKRVVKVNLEGRNTEDDIAIGFDTFLKKAKKSLEPVAINSQEDVAILQYTGGTTGRSKGTMLTHKNLLANVMQTYEYFKDAFKLGKERFLTVIPLFHVYGMTSCMNLSIYTGAMSIMLPRFELEEVLQTIKDLQPTSFPGVPTMYIGLINHPKVSEYGLDSIEICNTGSAPMPKEILRTFEEKTGADILEGYGLTETAPTTHCNPYFGKRKPGSVGIGVPSTDYKIVDLADGESEMPVGETGEVLIKGPQVMKGYWNMPEETAQTLQNGWLYTGDIAYVDEEGYLFIVDRKKDLIIASGYNVYPRDVEEVIYEHPSVQEAVVVGVPDPYRGETVKAVVVLKENQHCDEKELIAFCRENLAAYKVPRIIEFRNELPKTSVGKILRRKIREELV; encoded by the coding sequence ATGGATAAGGTATGGCTTAATCACTACCCCGAGCATATAAACAAGGAAATGGAAATACCCGATAAATCAGTACCAGATATGCTACAAGAAACTATAGCTAATTACGGGGATCAATCAGCACTTTACTTTTATGGAAAAGAAATTACTTATAAGAAACTTGGCGAACTTTCTAGTGCCTTTGCTTCCGTACTTCAAGAAGAAGGTGTGAAAAAGGGAGATCGCGTAGCACTTATGCTACCGAATTGCCCGCAATATGTGATCAGTTATTATGGTGCTTTGCAAGCTGGGGCCATTGTTACCCAAATTAATCCTATGCTTGTTGGTAAGGAACTGGAGTATATATTGACGGATTCAGGTGCCGAAACCATTGTGATTTATGAACCTTTGCTACCTGTCTTAAATAAGATTCAAGATAAAACATCTGCAAAACGCGTGGTCAAAGTGAACTTGGAAGGTAGAAACACGGAGGACGATATAGCGATCGGCTTTGACACATTTTTGAAAAAAGCTAAGAAGTCTCTAGAGCCTGTTGCGATCAATTCTCAAGAGGATGTGGCAATCCTACAGTATACGGGCGGTACAACAGGTCGTTCAAAAGGAACTATGCTTACACATAAAAATCTGCTTGCTAATGTAATGCAGACGTATGAATATTTTAAAGATGCCTTCAAACTGGGCAAGGAGCGATTTCTTACTGTTATTCCCTTGTTCCATGTCTACGGAATGACGTCATGTATGAACCTTTCCATTTATACCGGAGCTATGAGTATCATGCTTCCGAGGTTTGAATTGGAGGAAGTTCTGCAGACAATCAAAGATTTACAGCCGACCTCTTTTCCTGGGGTGCCAACGATGTATATCGGTTTAATTAACCATCCAAAGGTCAGTGAATATGGCCTTGACAGTATTGAAATTTGTAATACTGGAAGTGCACCAATGCCTAAAGAAATTTTACGTACATTTGAGGAGAAAACGGGTGCAGATATATTAGAAGGATATGGTCTCACAGAGACAGCACCGACTACGCATTGTAATCCTTACTTCGGCAAGAGAAAGCCAGGCAGTGTAGGGATAGGTGTTCCTTCTACTGATTATAAAATCGTTGACTTAGCTGATGGAGAAAGCGAAATGCCAGTTGGTGAAACAGGGGAAGTACTAATTAAAGGGCCACAAGTGATGAAAGGTTACTGGAATATGCCGGAAGAAACAGCACAAACACTTCAAAATGGATGGTTATATACAGGTGATATTGCCTATGTGGATGAGGAAGGCTATCTGTTTATAGTGGATCGAAAAAAAGATCTCATTATCGCAAGTGGTTACAATGTATATCCGCGTGATGTAGAAGAGGTTATCTATGAACATCCTTCTGTTCAGGAGGCGGTTGTTGTAGGAGTTCCTGATCCCTATCGTGGCGAAACAGTAAAAGCGGTAGTCGTTTTGAAGGAAAATCAGCATTGCGACGAAAAAGAATTAATAGCTTTTTGTCGGGAAAACTTAGCGGCATATAAAGTTCCCCGAATCATTGAATTTAGAAACGAACTGCCAAAAACGAGTGTAGGAAAAATTCTACGGAGAAAAATTAGAGAAGAATTAGTATAA
- a CDS encoding 3-hydroxyacyl-CoA dehydrogenase family protein has product MNIDNVQKVAVLGAGSMGHQIAMLCALGGYETSLQDIEEGALDNAREVLEARMQDWVKKEKVTEEKKEAAFVKLSTTTELETAVKDVDLVIEAVVEKLDVKREIFAKLDTHAPKNAILATNSSTIVNSKIADVTTRKDKVINMHFFFPPLVMDCVEVVKSDQTSEETAQTALDFCERIGRKGVLLEKEIYGFVANRLLFALSNEAVYLYENGYADFESIDLIAKKALSHPLGPFELMDLSGIDVGYYGNMQLYEETGDPKNKPAKSIEEKVKAGNLGRKTGKGWYDYSKRG; this is encoded by the coding sequence GTGAATATAGATAACGTCCAAAAAGTTGCAGTCTTAGGAGCCGGGTCAATGGGGCATCAAATAGCGATGCTTTGTGCACTTGGCGGATACGAGACCTCCCTTCAGGATATTGAAGAAGGAGCATTAGATAACGCGAGAGAAGTATTGGAAGCGCGTATGCAAGATTGGGTAAAAAAAGAAAAAGTTACAGAGGAAAAGAAAGAGGCTGCTTTCGTAAAGCTTTCTACAACAACAGAGTTAGAAACAGCGGTTAAAGATGTAGACTTGGTTATCGAAGCTGTAGTGGAGAAATTAGATGTAAAGCGAGAAATATTTGCCAAACTGGATACCCATGCACCAAAAAATGCTATTTTGGCAACGAATAGCTCAACGATCGTAAATTCCAAGATTGCGGATGTTACCACAAGAAAAGATAAGGTGATTAACATGCACTTTTTCTTCCCGCCATTAGTAATGGATTGTGTAGAAGTAGTAAAAAGCGATCAGACCTCTGAGGAAACTGCTCAAACAGCACTGGATTTTTGTGAACGTATTGGGCGTAAAGGAGTGCTTTTAGAAAAAGAAATATACGGTTTTGTAGCCAATCGCTTATTATTTGCACTGTCCAATGAAGCAGTTTATTTATATGAAAATGGCTATGCGGATTTTGAATCGATTGATCTAATTGCAAAAAAGGCGTTAAGTCACCCGCTTGGTCCATTTGAATTAATGGACCTTTCCGGAATAGATGTTGGCTATTATGGAAATATGCAGCTCTATGAGGAAACGGGCGACCCGAAAAATAAACCTGCAAAATCAATAGAAGAAAAAGTGAAAGCAGGAAATCTGGGACGAAAAACTGGTAAAGGCTGGTATGACTACTCGAAAAGGGGATAG